In Pseudobacter ginsenosidimutans, the following are encoded in one genomic region:
- a CDS encoding S1C family serine protease translates to MENDYPLQLVQHADQGLLDAYSGTITRVVHETAESVVHIEVIKSATDPRTRQQRDAPGSGSGFIISSDGFIVTNNHVIEQAKNIRVSLSDGRKVVAELKGTDPSTDIAVLKIYESNLKALSFADSAQLQPGQIAVAIGNPLGLQHTVTAGVVSALGRTLRASNGRLIDDVIQTDASLNPGNSGGPLVNSSGQVIGVNTAMIPTAHGICFAVSSNLAAYAAGRLIMTGRVKRAYLGIAGQQVNLTERMMAANKLQKRTGVYVFELEADSPAYNRQLQNGDIIVAIGETHVGSVDDLHKQLTEAFIGQRVKLDILRSGRKITVEVIPGELK, encoded by the coding sequence ATGGAAAACGACTATCCTCTACAATTGGTTCAGCATGCTGACCAGGGTTTGCTGGATGCTTATTCCGGCACTATTACCCGCGTGGTGCACGAAACCGCAGAATCGGTAGTGCATATTGAAGTGATCAAATCGGCCACAGACCCCAGGACCCGCCAGCAGCGCGATGCGCCGGGCAGCGGCTCGGGCTTTATCATTTCTTCAGATGGTTTTATCGTTACCAATAATCATGTGATCGAACAGGCGAAAAACATCAGGGTTTCCCTCTCCGATGGCAGGAAAGTGGTGGCAGAACTGAAAGGAACAGATCCATCAACAGATATTGCTGTGTTGAAGATCTATGAGAGCAATCTGAAAGCATTGTCGTTTGCGGATTCTGCACAATTGCAACCCGGACAAATTGCCGTTGCCATCGGTAACCCGTTGGGCCTGCAGCATACTGTAACGGCCGGTGTGGTAAGCGCCCTGGGCAGAACACTGCGCGCCAGCAATGGAAGGCTGATAGATGATGTGATCCAGACAGATGCCAGTCTTAATCCAGGCAACTCCGGCGGACCACTGGTCAATTCTTCCGGGCAGGTGATCGGCGTGAATACCGCTATGATCCCCACTGCGCATGGGATCTGCTTTGCTGTTAGCTCAAACCTTGCAGCGTATGCTGCCGGTCGGTTGATCATGACCGGCAGAGTCAAGCGCGCTTACCTCGGTATTGCAGGGCAGCAGGTAAACCTTACTGAGCGGATGATGGCAGCCAATAAACTGCAAAAGCGGACCGGAGTGTATGTTTTTGAGCTGGAAGCAGACAGTCCTGCCTACAACCGTCAACTGCAGAATGGCGACATTATTGTAGCTATCGGTGAAACGCATGTTGGTTCCGTGGATGACCTGCACAAACAACTGACGGAAGCATTTATCGGTCAACGGGTGAAACTGGATATACTCAGAAGCGGGAGAAAGATAACAGTGGAAGTGATACCCGGAGAGTTGAAATAA
- a CDS encoding transposase — MQLYTGIAVNNKRENKHYREELMNYPFRLIIAESKSEEGKQYWFLTNDFNCSAKEIAQAYRRRWDIEVFFRFLKQELNVSDLVSLNKNGIQVILYMTLIAAMMILIYKKANNIGYKKAKRRFATEVRDLAIAMIVVQCGGDPGLFFKT, encoded by the coding sequence GTGCAACTATATACAGGTATCGCGGTTAATAATAAACGAGAGAATAAGCATTACAGGGAAGAACTGATGAATTACCCTTTTCGGCTGATCATTGCAGAAAGTAAATCGGAAGAAGGCAAACAGTACTGGTTCCTGACCAATGATTTTAACTGCTCAGCCAAAGAAATTGCACAGGCATATAGAAGACGTTGGGATATTGAAGTATTCTTCCGTTTTTTAAAGCAGGAGCTTAATGTAAGCGATCTGGTCTCATTGAACAAGAACGGCATACAAGTGATCTTGTATATGACGCTAATTGCCGCTATGATGATACTGATCTATAAAAAAGCAAACAATATAGGATATAAAAAGGCCAAAAGACGCTTCGCTACGGAAGTAAGAGACCTTGCTATTGCCATGATCGTTGTACAATGCGGAGGTGATCCAGGACTGTTTTTCAAAACATAA
- a CDS encoding YegP family protein, with product MGKFITKTGNDGQFYFNLKADNGQVILSSEGYTTAAARANGIESVKKNAGNEGNYDRLESSNGKFYFNLKAANSQVIGKSQMYESAQGRDNGIESVKSNGPSASTEEE from the coding sequence ATGGGTAAGTTCATCACTAAGACCGGAAACGATGGCCAGTTCTATTTCAACCTCAAAGCAGACAACGGCCAGGTGATACTTTCAAGTGAAGGATACACCACGGCTGCTGCACGCGCCAACGGTATCGAATCCGTAAAAAAGAATGCCGGTAATGAAGGCAACTACGACAGGCTGGAATCCAGCAACGGAAAATTCTATTTCAATCTGAAAGCCGCCAATAGCCAGGTGATCGGCAAGAGCCAGATGTATGAGTCTGCGCAAGGCAGGGATAACGGTATCGAATCCGTGAAATCCAATGGGCCCTCCGCATCCACAGAAGAAGAATAA
- a CDS encoding S8 family serine peptidase, whose protein sequence is MPRNKFTLLVIVLLTSGQAFSQTRTQTDLLQKAGEQQAAKERSGYDRLQKLAAQKNWPVSVSRKNGGIALLTGTDRYGNPVYLTTESNQVAAATIGTNKLWEGGSLGLTLSGNSNAVKNKMGLWDGGKVLATHVELAGRITNIDNTANSDHATHVAGTMMAKGENPAAKGMAYKMQSMNAYDFNNHISEMLNAATTLLVSNHSYGERAGWEYNETQSRWEFWGPFNQNEDPRFGMYTDETQMWDSIAYNAPYYLIVKSSGNKRDENGPAIGAEAWRYNSSNDMTKITGGRPSGISSNNGYDIISSYGTAKNILTVGAVNPIPTGYSSASNVVMSSFSSWGPTDDGRIKPDVVADGVGLTSSIAAANNAYATYSGTSMATPNVTGSLLLLQEYYVQLHPGTFMRAATLKGLTIHTADEAGPNPGPDYMFGWGLVNVAKAALVIKDDNSIPKKQVIREETLNNGDTYTFPVIASGSGPLVVTISWTDPKGSIQGANALNDATPKLVHDLDLRVTQATNTFSPWILNPTNRPAAATTGDNKLDNVEKIEIANPVPGQTYTIKVTHKGTLERGSQAFSLIVSGVGGTAACATSAPSDANGARINAIKISNLNFTASNTSACTQYVNNTSSIASVETGTTYPTTLTVGTCGGENLPAIAFKVFADVNSNGTFDASELLYTGNAVTPGTPTHTFNFSLPLPSGITTGQSILTRIVLSETSNAAGITACTGYTKGETHDFILKVITPSKEVGVSEIISPFDDDCATGPQHVSIRIRNTGTQDQSNVPFTLKITKGGVAVLNTTGSFPGVVKPESDVVYTVQTPFTPEAGATYEIEAATTLANDQDASNNKTVATINMAQASTNPTGAQAEICNSNIVNFKTTNSANDLYFWYDASNATTPIAAGSKTTSNVITAGKKYFVEKNSANIKVGPATNGTLNTTGAYRPNNLYWMTFTNTAPVMIESVKLYISKVNTSRKVSVLIGKNLKYENDQLSVTPEAITEIDVYSTHPTPGSTTYSASDNGAVFQVNLPVTTTGTHGIMIYQEEDNANAATFFGNTNLTTNPYPTGVNGVFTLTGNINSQLPSNDAAKFYYVFYDMKLRFINCASAGRTEVTATEAAAPTISVSNNKLVSSAATGNQWYNGNAIIVGATDKDYTPNTSGKYKVIVTNSFGCALTSNEIDFVVTSIPNIDPSAIGLRVLPNPSSGRFVTDFTVTRKADLNITILNTLGQKVFENNYPGFVGRFNKTIEASHLTTGVYMLRIQHDNKSYLTKLLIR, encoded by the coding sequence ATGCCCCGGAACAAATTTACTCTATTAGTGATAGTGTTATTGACCAGCGGCCAGGCATTTTCTCAAACAAGAACGCAAACAGACCTGCTGCAAAAAGCCGGAGAACAGCAGGCCGCAAAGGAACGAAGCGGCTACGACAGGCTCCAGAAACTGGCCGCACAAAAGAACTGGCCCGTCAGCGTTAGTCGTAAGAACGGAGGTATTGCTTTGCTTACAGGAACTGACCGCTATGGTAATCCGGTTTATCTCACTACAGAAAGCAACCAGGTAGCGGCCGCCACTATCGGCACCAACAAACTATGGGAAGGAGGTTCGCTCGGTCTTACCCTCAGCGGCAACTCCAATGCAGTGAAGAATAAAATGGGCCTTTGGGATGGCGGCAAGGTACTTGCCACTCACGTAGAGCTCGCCGGAAGGATCACCAATATCGACAATACTGCCAATAGTGACCATGCCACTCACGTGGCCGGCACCATGATGGCTAAAGGTGAGAACCCGGCAGCCAAAGGCATGGCCTACAAGATGCAATCCATGAATGCGTACGACTTCAATAACCATATTTCAGAAATGCTCAATGCCGCCACCACCCTGCTGGTGTCTAACCACTCCTATGGAGAAAGAGCAGGATGGGAATATAATGAAACGCAGAGCAGGTGGGAGTTCTGGGGACCATTTAATCAGAACGAAGATCCGCGCTTCGGCATGTATACAGACGAAACACAGATGTGGGACTCCATCGCTTACAATGCTCCTTACTACCTGATCGTAAAATCTTCTGGGAATAAGAGGGACGAAAATGGTCCGGCTATTGGAGCAGAAGCCTGGCGCTACAATTCAAGCAATGACATGACCAAGATCACAGGTGGACGCCCTTCCGGGATCAGCAGCAACAACGGCTACGATATCATTTCCTCTTACGGCACTGCGAAGAATATCCTCACTGTAGGCGCAGTAAATCCTATTCCAACTGGTTACTCATCCGCAAGCAATGTAGTGATGAGCAGCTTCAGCAGCTGGGGCCCTACTGATGATGGCCGGATCAAACCGGATGTTGTGGCTGATGGTGTTGGCCTCACTTCATCCATTGCTGCTGCCAACAACGCTTATGCAACCTATAGCGGCACTTCCATGGCCACTCCCAATGTAACCGGCTCCCTGTTGCTGTTGCAGGAATATTACGTTCAGCTGCATCCCGGCACATTCATGCGCGCCGCCACACTGAAAGGTCTCACCATCCATACAGCAGATGAAGCTGGTCCCAATCCGGGCCCTGATTATATGTTTGGATGGGGGCTTGTGAACGTTGCCAAAGCCGCTCTCGTAATAAAGGATGATAACAGCATCCCAAAGAAACAAGTGATAAGGGAAGAAACACTCAATAACGGAGATACCTATACGTTTCCGGTGATCGCCTCCGGCAGCGGACCGCTGGTGGTGACTATCAGCTGGACAGACCCCAAGGGCAGCATCCAGGGCGCCAATGCGCTGAACGATGCAACTCCCAAACTGGTGCACGACCTGGACCTGCGCGTAACACAAGCCACCAACACCTTCAGCCCATGGATACTCAATCCCACCAACAGGCCGGCTGCTGCAACTACCGGAGATAATAAACTGGACAATGTTGAGAAGATCGAGATCGCCAATCCGGTTCCAGGCCAGACCTATACCATCAAGGTAACGCACAAGGGCACACTGGAAAGAGGCTCACAGGCGTTCTCACTCATCGTCAGCGGAGTGGGCGGCACTGCTGCCTGCGCTACTTCCGCTCCCTCAGATGCCAACGGAGCGCGCATCAACGCCATCAAAATTAGTAACCTGAACTTCACAGCCAGCAACACCAGTGCCTGTACACAGTATGTAAACAATACTTCTTCCATTGCATCGGTGGAAACAGGTACAACCTATCCTACCACCCTCACTGTAGGCACCTGCGGCGGAGAGAACCTCCCTGCAATCGCTTTCAAAGTATTTGCCGATGTGAACAGCAACGGCACTTTCGATGCATCAGAATTATTATATACAGGCAATGCCGTTACTCCCGGTACACCTACGCATACATTCAACTTCAGTCTTCCCCTGCCTTCCGGTATTACAACCGGCCAATCAATTCTCACCAGGATTGTATTGTCTGAAACAAGCAATGCTGCCGGTATCACAGCCTGCACAGGCTATACAAAAGGTGAAACGCACGACTTCATTCTGAAAGTGATTACACCTTCCAAAGAGGTAGGTGTATCTGAGATCATTTCTCCTTTCGATGATGACTGCGCAACAGGTCCGCAGCATGTGTCTATCCGCATCCGCAATACAGGCACGCAGGACCAAAGCAATGTTCCTTTCACACTGAAGATCACCAAAGGCGGGGTTGCTGTACTCAACACCACCGGCAGCTTCCCGGGAGTAGTAAAACCAGAAAGCGATGTGGTGTACACCGTTCAAACACCATTCACTCCCGAAGCCGGAGCCACTTATGAAATAGAAGCCGCTACCACCCTGGCCAATGATCAGGATGCAAGTAATAATAAAACGGTTGCCACCATCAATATGGCGCAGGCCAGTACCAATCCAACTGGAGCACAGGCAGAGATCTGTAATAGCAATATTGTGAATTTCAAAACAACCAATAGCGCCAATGATCTCTACTTCTGGTATGATGCATCCAATGCCACTACGCCAATTGCTGCAGGTTCCAAAACCACCAGTAATGTGATCACGGCAGGCAAGAAGTATTTTGTTGAAAAGAACAGTGCCAATATCAAAGTTGGACCGGCCACCAATGGTACACTCAATACAACAGGAGCTTACAGGCCAAACAATCTTTACTGGATGACCTTCACCAACACTGCGCCTGTTATGATCGAATCCGTGAAACTTTATATCAGCAAAGTGAATACCTCCAGGAAAGTATCGGTATTGATTGGCAAGAACCTGAAGTATGAAAACGACCAGCTCTCGGTTACTCCTGAAGCGATCACTGAGATCGATGTGTACTCCACGCATCCAACGCCAGGTTCCACCACTTATTCAGCAAGCGACAATGGAGCCGTATTTCAGGTGAACCTTCCCGTTACCACTACAGGAACGCATGGAATTATGATCTATCAGGAAGAGGATAATGCCAATGCGGCCACATTCTTCGGCAATACCAATCTTACCACCAACCCTTATCCCACTGGTGTTAACGGAGTATTCACCTTAACAGGTAATATCAACTCACAACTTCCTTCTAATGATGCGGCGAAATTCTATTATGTTTTCTACGATATGAAGCTGCGCTTCATCAATTGCGCCAGCGCCGGAAGAACCGAGGTGACCGCTACCGAAGCAGCAGCGCCAACAATCAGCGTATCAAACAACAAATTGGTCAGCAGCGCTGCAACCGGTAATCAGTGGTACAATGGCAATGCCATCATCGTTGGCGCCACAGATAAAGACTATACGCCCAACACCAGTGGCAAATACAAAGTGATTGTTACAAACAGTTTCGGGTGCGCATTAACATCCAATGAGATCGATTTTGTGGTTACTTCCATTCCCAATATTGATCCTTCCGCCATCGGTCTGAGAGTTTTGCCCAATCCCAGCAGCGGAAGATTTGTAACCGACTTCACCGTAACCAGGAAAGCCGATCTCAATATCACTATCCTGAATACACTCGGACAAAAAGTATTCGAGAACAATTACCCCGGATTTGTGGGCAGGTTCAATAAGACCATCGAGGCCTCACATCTCACAACCGGCGTATATATGCTGAGGATCCAACACGACAACAAGAGCTACCTCACCAAGCTGCTGATCAGGTAA
- a CDS encoding DUF4421 domain-containing protein: MKKGWTLMALLASCIAATAQRTAKYDSDYYESFTDHVTGRVFFSQKYTNLILLSKRREDDLRYRPNTTLNFGVGATYGWFTLNLAYGFDFLNKGDDSKGKTRYLDLQSHVYTRKMSIDLFGQFYKGFYLYPEGTAAPAKNWYTRPDIKVRHMGVAAYYILDWDKLSMRAAMLQTEWQKKSAGSLLVGGEVYYGATKGDSALVPSALEAMYDQRGVTKFRYFDIGPGIGYAYTFVWKENWYAMGGITGSFPINFQKDIRYGNAEKKTTISPDLMYRAGLGYNNERMNISVTWVNNSFQTRGESGKYRINTGNVRLNAAYRFMPGPRLKNKIKIFRSDS, translated from the coding sequence ATGAAAAAAGGATGGACACTCATGGCGCTGCTGGCCAGCTGTATTGCCGCCACAGCGCAACGAACGGCAAAGTATGACTCCGATTATTATGAATCTTTTACAGACCATGTAACAGGTCGCGTGTTTTTCTCTCAGAAATACACCAATCTTATTCTGCTTTCAAAACGCCGGGAGGATGATCTGCGTTACCGGCCCAATACTACCCTCAATTTCGGTGTGGGCGCCACTTATGGTTGGTTCACCCTCAACCTGGCCTACGGATTCGATTTCCTCAACAAGGGCGATGATTCCAAAGGCAAAACGCGTTACCTCGATCTGCAATCGCATGTATATACCCGTAAGATGAGCATCGATCTCTTCGGGCAATTCTATAAAGGATTCTATCTCTATCCCGAAGGAACAGCCGCACCTGCAAAAAACTGGTATACCCGGCCGGATATCAAGGTCAGGCATATGGGAGTGGCAGCATATTACATCCTGGATTGGGATAAGCTGAGTATGCGCGCCGCCATGCTGCAAACCGAATGGCAGAAGAAATCCGCCGGCAGTCTCCTGGTTGGAGGAGAAGTATATTATGGCGCCACCAAAGGCGACAGCGCCCTGGTGCCATCAGCCCTCGAAGCTATGTACGACCAGCGGGGCGTAACCAAATTCCGCTATTTCGATATCGGCCCGGGAATCGGTTATGCCTATACGTTCGTATGGAAGGAAAATTGGTATGCAATGGGCGGTATTACCGGCAGCTTCCCCATCAATTTCCAGAAAGATATACGATACGGAAATGCAGAGAAAAAGACCACCATTAGCCCTGACCTCATGTACAGGGCTGGCCTGGGATACAATAATGAAAGAATGAATATCAGTGTTACCTGGGTGAACAATTCCTTCCAGACCAGGGGTGAGTCCGGGAAATACAGGATCAATACCGGTAATGTAAGACTGAATGCCGCTTACCGGTTCATGCCTGGTCCAAGGCTGAAGAATAAGATCAAAATTTTCAGGTCGGATAGCTGA
- a CDS encoding adenylate kinase, with product MFNLILFGPPGSGKGTQSERLIDQYGLIHLSTGNLLREEIANQTRLGLEAKSFMDKGQLVPDEVVIGMIRSALKSNPDAKGFLFDGFPRTVAQAAALDNLLAELNEEISIVLALEVGQEELVQRLLNRGKTSGRSDDTNEDVIRARIVEYENKTSPVAGHYAQFGKVKRVKGEGSIDDIFNSLTREIEAKQSA from the coding sequence ATGTTCAATTTGATTCTATTCGGACCTCCCGGTAGCGGAAAAGGCACTCAGTCAGAAAGGCTGATAGACCAATATGGATTGATCCATCTTTCAACAGGCAACCTGCTTCGCGAAGAGATCGCCAATCAAACCCGGCTGGGTTTGGAAGCGAAGAGCTTTATGGATAAGGGCCAGCTGGTCCCTGATGAGGTAGTGATCGGTATGATCCGCTCCGCATTGAAGTCCAACCCCGATGCAAAAGGGTTCCTGTTCGATGGTTTCCCCCGTACAGTGGCGCAGGCAGCAGCGTTGGATAATCTGCTGGCTGAGCTGAATGAAGAGATCTCCATCGTTCTGGCACTGGAAGTGGGCCAGGAGGAACTGGTGCAACGTCTGCTCAACCGTGGTAAGACCTCCGGCAGAAGCGACGACACCAATGAAGATGTGATCCGCGCCCGCATTGTGGAATATGAAAACAAAACTTCTCCTGTTGCCGGCCATTACGCCCAATTCGGAAAAGTAAAACGTGTGAAAGGAGAAGGAAGTATCGACGATATTTTCAACTCACTCACCAGAGAGATCGAAGCAAAACAATCTGCATAA
- the msrB gene encoding peptide-methionine (R)-S-oxide reductase MsrB: MKRNLHRALVLPLILLMLTALQQCSYSQSSPPEKKKNNMDSTKKNNPAYSRTDSTKVNLTDEEWKKILPSEVYHIARQKGTERPWSSKFEHSKEIGTYYCAVCGNPLFKSDTKFESGCGWPSFYEPVTKGSIIYQPDNTHGMSRTEVLCGRCKSHLGHVFDDGPPPTGLRYCINGVVLDFEKAKEAEKKYKEGQEEE; the protein is encoded by the coding sequence ATGAAGCGAAACCTGCACAGGGCGCTGGTTCTGCCCCTTATACTCCTCATGCTGACTGCATTGCAGCAGTGCAGCTACTCTCAATCGTCACCACCCGAGAAGAAAAAAAACAATATGGATAGCACAAAAAAGAACAACCCGGCTTATTCCCGCACAGATTCCACCAAAGTGAACCTGACGGACGAAGAATGGAAAAAGATCCTGCCTTCCGAAGTGTATCACATCGCAAGACAGAAAGGAACGGAAAGACCCTGGAGCAGCAAATTCGAGCACTCCAAAGAGATCGGCACTTACTACTGTGCTGTATGCGGTAACCCGCTGTTCAAAAGCGATACAAAATTCGAAAGCGGTTGCGGCTGGCCGAGCTTCTATGAGCCTGTTACCAAGGGCAGCATCATTTATCAGCCAGACAATACCCACGGCATGAGTCGCACGGAAGTACTTTGCGGACGCTGCAAAAGCCACCTCGGTCACGTTTTCGATGACGGACCTCCTCCCACAGGCCTCCGTTATTGCATCAATGGCGTAGTACTCGATTTCGAAAAAGCCAAAGAAGCAGAGAAGAAATATAAGGAAGGACAGGAAGAGGAGTAG
- the rlmD gene encoding 23S rRNA (uracil(1939)-C(5))-methyltransferase RlmD, producing MRKKNMVLQSIAVEDYAAEGKALSRLDGKVIFIEGAVPGDVVDVRLSKNKKEWAEGKAVHFQSLSKDRVDPFCQHFGICGGCKWQMLPYEKQLLYKQQEVTQNLKRIGKVALPEMEPILGCEQTSRYRNKLEFTFSNKRYLTTEEISAGAELKQEDALGFHVPRLFDKIIDIETCHLMEEPANAIKNTIRAFAKEQGYTFYDIREHKGWLRTLIIRVVTTGEVMVNVCFGYEDAKERKKLFDHLLEQVPSITTLLYTINPKKNDTIYDLEPKAYTGNGYIMEKLEDLRFKIGPKSFFQTNTRQGERLYQVTREFAELTGKETVYDLYCGTGSIGLFVSRLAKKIIGVEVVKEAIDDARENAALNDIGHAEFFAGDVIDICDDAFFSHHGKPDVIITDPPRAGMHEKLVQKILDMEAPLVVYVSCNPATQARDLSRLGEKYEVTRVRPVDMFPQTHHIENVVQLKLKK from the coding sequence ATGAGAAAGAAGAACATGGTATTGCAAAGCATTGCAGTTGAAGATTATGCGGCTGAAGGCAAGGCGTTATCGAGATTGGATGGAAAAGTGATCTTTATCGAAGGAGCCGTGCCCGGTGATGTGGTGGACGTGCGCCTGAGCAAAAATAAAAAAGAATGGGCCGAAGGTAAAGCGGTCCATTTTCAATCCCTTTCCAAAGACCGTGTGGATCCGTTCTGCCAGCACTTCGGCATATGCGGCGGCTGCAAATGGCAGATGCTTCCCTATGAGAAACAACTTTTGTACAAACAACAGGAAGTTACCCAGAATCTGAAAAGGATCGGTAAAGTGGCCCTCCCCGAAATGGAGCCCATCCTGGGTTGTGAGCAAACCTCCCGCTATCGCAATAAACTCGAGTTCACTTTCAGCAATAAAAGATACCTCACTACTGAAGAGATCAGCGCAGGCGCTGAACTGAAGCAGGAAGACGCACTCGGCTTCCATGTGCCACGCCTGTTCGACAAGATCATCGATATCGAAACCTGTCACCTGATGGAAGAACCGGCCAACGCCATCAAGAATACCATCCGCGCATTTGCAAAAGAACAGGGCTATACTTTTTACGATATCCGCGAACACAAGGGATGGCTTCGCACCCTCATCATCCGCGTTGTTACAACAGGAGAAGTGATGGTGAATGTCTGTTTTGGTTATGAAGATGCCAAAGAGCGGAAGAAATTGTTCGACCACCTGCTGGAGCAGGTGCCTTCCATCACTACCCTGCTCTATACCATCAACCCCAAGAAGAACGACACCATCTACGACCTGGAGCCCAAAGCGTATACTGGCAACGGTTATATCATGGAAAAACTGGAAGATCTTCGTTTCAAGATAGGCCCCAAGAGTTTTTTCCAGACCAATACCCGGCAGGGAGAAAGATTGTACCAGGTTACCCGCGAGTTTGCCGAACTAACCGGGAAGGAAACTGTTTATGACCTGTATTGCGGAACCGGCAGCATTGGATTGTTTGTGAGCAGGCTGGCCAAAAAGATCATTGGGGTGGAAGTGGTCAAAGAAGCGATTGATGATGCCCGTGAGAATGCCGCGCTCAACGATATCGGCCATGCCGAATTCTTTGCAGGAGATGTGATAGATATTTGCGACGATGCCTTTTTCTCCCATCATGGCAAGCCCGATGTGATCATCACCGATCCGCCACGGGCAGGCATGCACGAAAAACTGGTGCAGAAGATTCTGGACATGGAAGCGCCGCTGGTTGTGTATGTGAGCTGCAATCCCGCCACCCAGGCCCGCGATCTCAGCAGGCTCGGCGAGAAATACGAAGTTACCAGGGTAAGGCCCGTGGATATGTTCCCCCAAACTCACCATATCGAGAACGTGGTGCAATTGAAATTGAAAAAATAA
- a CDS encoding rhomboid family intramembrane serine protease produces the protein MGNVRFGGGFQPLPPVIKNLIIVNALMWLAELTFKDALITPLALHYQGSPDFGVWQLVSYMFLHDASNFFHLFFNMLILWMFGTQLENRWGAKRFLIFYLICGIGAGLIQLIANQVELNIVMSKYNSGEMAVNVAQYRAAMIQLIQVVGASGAIMGVMAGFTYLNPNQELFIFPLPFPIKMKYAMVAYVLIDLFGGINPRFGGGVAHFAHLGGALFGFILVIIMNRNNRRTFY, from the coding sequence ATGGGAAATGTGAGATTTGGCGGCGGATTTCAACCATTACCGCCCGTTATCAAGAATCTGATCATTGTGAATGCACTGATGTGGCTGGCCGAGCTTACATTCAAAGATGCGTTGATAACGCCGCTGGCGCTTCACTACCAGGGCTCACCTGATTTCGGTGTATGGCAGTTGGTTTCCTATATGTTCCTGCATGATGCATCCAATTTCTTCCATCTCTTTTTCAATATGCTTATCTTATGGATGTTTGGTACACAGCTGGAAAACCGCTGGGGCGCCAAACGATTCCTGATCTTCTACCTGATCTGCGGCATAGGTGCAGGGCTGATACAGCTTATCGCCAACCAGGTGGAACTGAATATCGTGATGAGCAAATACAATAGCGGAGAGATGGCTGTCAATGTTGCGCAATACAGGGCCGCCATGATCCAGCTTATCCAGGTGGTAGGTGCATCAGGCGCCATCATGGGTGTAATGGCAGGTTTCACCTATCTCAACCCCAACCAGGAACTTTTTATTTTCCCCTTACCTTTTCCTATCAAAATGAAATATGCCATGGTAGCCTATGTGCTGATTGATCTGTTTGGAGGCATTAATCCCCGCTTCGGTGGTGGGGTAGCGCATTTCGCTCACCTTGGCGGTGCACTTTTCGGTTTTATTCTGGTGATCATTATGAACCGGAATAACCGAAGAACATTTTATTAA